Proteins from a genomic interval of Salmo trutta chromosome 39, fSalTru1.1, whole genome shotgun sequence:
- the LOC115179161 gene encoding ras-related protein M-Ras isoform X2 codes for MAMSAVPSDNLPTYKLVVVGDGGVGKSALTIQFFQKIFVPDYDPTIEDSYLKHTEIDAQWVILDVLDTAGQEEFSAMREQYMRTGDGFLIVFSVTDKASFEHVDRFHQLILRVKDRESFPMVLVANKVDLLHLCKISSDQGKEMASKHSIAYIETSAKDPAMNVDKAFHELVRVIRQQIPERSLKKKRKTKWRADRSTVSHRLHCVVL; via the exons ATGGCAATGAGCGCTGTTCCCAGCGACAACCTCCCCACGTATAAGCTGGTCGTGGTGGGGGATGGGGGAGTGGGGAAGAGTGCTCTCACCATTCAGTTCTTTCAGAAGATCTTTGTCCCTGATTACGACCCCACCATCGAGGACTCCTACCTCAAACACACTGAGATTGATGCCCAGTGGGTCATATTGGACG TTCTGGATACGGCAGGCCAAGAGGAGTTCAGTGCTATGAGGGAACAGTACATGAGGACTGGGGACGGGTTCCTCATCGTGTTCTCTGTCACAGACAAGGCCAGCTTTGAACATGTGGACCGCTTCCATCAACTCATCCTCAGGGTGAAGGACCG GGAGTCCTTTCCTATGGTTCTTGTGGCCAACAAAGTGGATCTGCTGCACTTATGTAAAATATCCAGTGATCAGGGGAAGGAGATGGCTAGTAAACacagt atagcttACATTGAAACGAGTGCTAAGGACCCAGCCATGAATGTTGACAAGGCGTTCCACGAGTTAGTTAGGGTAATCAG gcaacAGATTCCAGAGAGGAGCCTGAAGAAGAAGAGGAAAACCAAGTGGCGGGCCGACAGGTCCACTGTCTCCCACAGACTGCACTGTGTTGTCCTATGA
- the LOC115179161 gene encoding ras-related protein M-Ras isoform X1, translated as MYSIAVTMAMSAVPSDNLPTYKLVVVGDGGVGKSALTIQFFQKIFVPDYDPTIEDSYLKHTEIDAQWVILDVLDTAGQEEFSAMREQYMRTGDGFLIVFSVTDKASFEHVDRFHQLILRVKDRESFPMVLVANKVDLLHLCKISSDQGKEMASKHSIAYIETSAKDPAMNVDKAFHELVRVIRQQIPERSLKKKRKTKWRADRSTVSHRLHCVVL; from the exons AT GTATAGCATAGCTGTCACTATGGCAATGAGCGCTGTTCCCAGCGACAACCTCCCCACGTATAAGCTGGTCGTGGTGGGGGATGGGGGAGTGGGGAAGAGTGCTCTCACCATTCAGTTCTTTCAGAAGATCTTTGTCCCTGATTACGACCCCACCATCGAGGACTCCTACCTCAAACACACTGAGATTGATGCCCAGTGGGTCATATTGGACG TTCTGGATACGGCAGGCCAAGAGGAGTTCAGTGCTATGAGGGAACAGTACATGAGGACTGGGGACGGGTTCCTCATCGTGTTCTCTGTCACAGACAAGGCCAGCTTTGAACATGTGGACCGCTTCCATCAACTCATCCTCAGGGTGAAGGACCG GGAGTCCTTTCCTATGGTTCTTGTGGCCAACAAAGTGGATCTGCTGCACTTATGTAAAATATCCAGTGATCAGGGGAAGGAGATGGCTAGTAAACacagt atagcttACATTGAAACGAGTGCTAAGGACCCAGCCATGAATGTTGACAAGGCGTTCCACGAGTTAGTTAGGGTAATCAG gcaacAGATTCCAGAGAGGAGCCTGAAGAAGAAGAGGAAAACCAAGTGGCGGGCCGACAGGTCCACTGTCTCCCACAGACTGCACTGTGTTGTCCTATGA